Within the Amycolatopsis sp. 195334CR genome, the region GTGAAAAACCCTCCCACCGATAGCGCCGTCTAAAGCGGAATTCGCAGCCGTTCCGCGGCCGGCCTGGTCCAGGCCCCGCTCAGCACGCCGTCCGCCGGCGGCAATCCGAGTGTGTCCAGTGTGAAAGCACAGACCAGCCTGGTCCATACCGGCGAGCGCCGCAGCATCGCGTGTCCCTCGTCGGAGACCTCGAACCGGGCCAGCCGCGAAGCCACGGTCTCCGCCCGGCTGCCGAAGGTGTAGGAATCGGCCGGGCTGGTGATCAGGTCCCGGGTGCCGTGTGCGATGAGCACGGCGCGGCCGCGCACCGCCGCCACCGGTTCGCCCTCCGGCGTCCACGGGGCGAGCGCGCAGACCCCGGCCACCGCGGGGTCGTCGGCCACGCGCAGCGCGACCCGGCCCCCCATCGAGTGACCGACGAGCACCACCGGCACCCCGGGGTGGTCGGCGCGGATGCCGTCGAGCGCCCAGCGCGCGTCGCGCACCGCGTCCAGCCCGGGCGCGTTCCAGCCGCGGACGCGGTTGCGCAGCAGGCGCACCTCGACGCCGTGGCGCGCGGTGGCCCGGTGCAGCGACTTCGCGATCGGCACCATCCGGAGGTAGGCCAGCCGCCACGGGCGCACCACGGCGCGGCCGTGCTCGGCACCGCCGTGCAGCACCAGTACCACCGCGCGAACTGGTCCGCGTGCCCGCCGGATCGTGACAGCGGCCTGTCTTTCGCTCACGCCCACCTCCTGCTCCGATCATGGCAAGGTTGCTTCGTAGCCGACCATTCCCAGGAAGGGACGATGTGGTGAGCACCACCCAATCCCCCGTTTTCGCCGACCTCGCCGCGACCGCGCTGGAGCGGGCGCGGCAGGACAACGCCGAGGCCGTCACCGCGGCCGCCGCCCAGATCGTCCGGACCATCCGGGCGGACGCGCTGATCTTCACCGCGGGCGCCGGGCATTCGCTGGCCGCGGTGGCGGAGACCTTCTACCGCGCCGGCGGGCTCGCCAACGTCTACCCGCTCTACCACGAGGAGTTGCTGCCGCTGCACGGCGCGCAACGCAGCACCAAGGCCGAGCGGCGGTCCGGGCTGGCCGCCGAGGTGCTCTCGGCCAAGGCGCCGGGCCCGGACGACCTCCTGGTGGTCTTCTCCA harbors:
- a CDS encoding alpha/beta hydrolase translates to MSERQAAVTIRRARGPVRAVVLVLHGGAEHGRAVVRPWRLAYLRMVPIAKSLHRATARHGVEVRLLRNRVRGWNAPGLDAVRDARWALDGIRADHPGVPVVLVGHSMGGRVALRVADDPAVAGVCALAPWTPEGEPVAAVRGRAVLIAHGTRDLITSPADSYTFGSRAETVASRLARFEVSDEGHAMLRRSPVWTRLVCAFTLDTLGLPPADGVLSGAWTRPAAERLRIPL